AGGCCATTCATGTCAGGCATCACGACGTCGGTGAAGAGAAGGCTTATTTCAGGGTGATCTCGAAGGAGGGCCAGCGCTTCGGCAGCGCTCATCGCCTCAATGACGCCGTAGCCCAGATCGCGCAGCATCTGCGCCGTAAGCGTCAGCACCTGGTCGTCATCTTCGACGACCAGCACGACCTCGGAGGCCGATCCGCGGACGAGCGCCTTGCTTGTCGCGCGCTTCGGCCCGTCACCCGCCCCGTAAAGTCGAGGCAGGTAAATCTTGATGGACGTGCCCTGGCCCGTCTCGGAGTAGATTTTGATGTGACCGCCCGACTGTTTAACGAAGCCGAAGACCTGACTGAGGCCAAGGCCGGTGCCCTTGCCCGGCCCCTTCGTGGTGAAGAAAGGATCGAACGCCTTGGCCATGACCTCCGGGGTCATGCCCGTTCCCGTATCAGTGACGGCAACCATCGCATACTGGCCCGGCTGGATATCGTGCTCCGCCGCATAGGCCTCGTCGAGGTGGCAGTTGGCTGTCTCGATGGTGAGGCGCCCGCCCTCGGGCATGGCATCGCGCGCATTGATAGCCAGGTTGAGGATCGCGCTCTCGAGCAGGTTCTTGTCGGCATGTATTTTCCAGAGGCCGCCCGCGAGCACGGTTTCGAGTCGCACCGTTTCACCGAGCGCGCGACGCAGCAGTTCTGACATGTCCGCCACCATCTGGTTGGCATTCAGCGGCTCGGGCGAGAGCGTGTGCTGGCGCGAGAAGACGAGCAAGCGGTGGGTCAGCGCGGCTGCCCTTGTGGCACTCTCCTTCGCGGCGGCGATGTACCGGGACGCGTCCTCTCCTTTGGCAAGGCGTCGCTCCATGAGGCTAAGCGCGGACAGAATGACGGCAAGCATATTGTTGAAATCGTGCGCGATACCGCCGGTAAGCTGGCCGACAGCCTCCATCTTCTGCGCCTGGTGAAGGGCCGCTTCCGTCTTCATATGCGCTTCGACGGCTTCGGCGATGCGCTCCTCAAGGGTGCGATTCAGCTGCAGAAGCTCGGCGCTGGCTTGCTCAGCGGCTCGACGGGCTTCCAGAAGCTCGCGCTCATAGCGGCGGCGGTCCGAGGCGTTGAAGATGGTGATACGGACGAACTGAAGATTACCTGCATCATCCCGACGCTCCACCGCGTTCACGAGCACCGGGAGCATGCTGCCGTCCGCACGGACAAGATCGAGGGCTACCTCGTTGAAGAAACCCTGCATGCGCATCAGGGGCGCGAAGTGGGTCTCGTAATAGATCTTCCCTGCAATGTTGAGAAAGTCTTGGAATCGGCGGCCGACGAATTCGCCGCGGTCGCGGCCGAGCCATCCGGCGAATGTGAGGTTGGCCTTGGTGATGCGCCCATCCGGTCCGGCAGAAACGTAGCCGCAGGGGGCGTTCTCGAAGAGGTCCTCGAGATCGTCAGGTGGGGGGTGTCGGGGCTCCGGAGTGTCGCTCAACGAGCGGTACTCTCGAGAAACGTCCTCATGGCAGAAACCGTCTCCTCAGGGGCGCTGAGGTTGGGGCAATG
This window of the Rhodoligotrophos defluvii genome carries:
- a CDS encoding PAS domain-containing hybrid sensor histidine kinase/response regulator gives rise to the protein MSDTPEPRHPPPDDLEDLFENAPCGYVSAGPDGRITKANLTFAGWLGRDRGEFVGRRFQDFLNIAGKIYYETHFAPLMRMQGFFNEVALDLVRADGSMLPVLVNAVERRDDAGNLQFVRITIFNASDRRRYERELLEARRAAEQASAELLQLNRTLEERIAEAVEAHMKTEAALHQAQKMEAVGQLTGGIAHDFNNMLAVILSALSLMERRLAKGEDASRYIAAAKESATRAAALTHRLLVFSRQHTLSPEPLNANQMVADMSELLRRALGETVRLETVLAGGLWKIHADKNLLESAILNLAINARDAMPEGGRLTIETANCHLDEAYAAEHDIQPGQYAMVAVTDTGTGMTPEVMAKAFDPFFTTKGPGKGTGLGLSQVFGFVKQSGGHIKIYSETGQGTSIKIYLPRLYGAGDGPKRATSKALVRGSASEVVLVVEDDDQVLTLTAQMLRDLGYGVIEAMSAAEALALLRDHPEISLLFTDVVMPDMNGLRLVEEARKCRPNLKALFTSGYAGKAMLHNGVIPPGANILQKPASLEQLAAKIRAVLDG